The following proteins are co-located in the Komagataeibacter sp. FNDCF1 genome:
- a CDS encoding ImmA/IrrE family metallo-endopeptidase — translation MTGDQAFDYVYPRPSGARKAAVEAFAETIAKDAGFEPGGDIFGFVAQMGGKILVGSSGYGDNESGSLIAKSFSDFTIYVSSLTSIERDRFTIAHELGHLFLHLPLVVTDDPDFLMRATRNIDESSESPIRKFFKLDNALLSVV, via the coding sequence ATGACGGGAGATCAGGCATTCGATTATGTCTATCCGCGTCCTAGTGGAGCCAGAAAGGCCGCAGTAGAAGCTTTTGCCGAGACTATTGCAAAAGATGCAGGCTTCGAACCGGGGGGAGATATTTTTGGTTTCGTCGCTCAAATGGGCGGGAAAATTCTTGTTGGATCTTCCGGTTATGGCGACAATGAAAGTGGCTCCCTGATTGCCAAATCTTTTTCAGATTTTACGATATACGTATCATCCCTCACATCAATAGAGCGCGATAGGTTTACTATCGCACATGAACTGGGGCATCTCTTCCTCCACTTGCCACTGGTGGTTACAGATGACCCTGATTTTCTGATGCGCGCGACAAGAAATATCGACGAAAGCTCTGAGAGCCCGATCCGAAAGTTTTTCAAGCTTGACAATGCCTTGCTGTCCGTCGTGTGA
- a CDS encoding type II toxin-antitoxin system HicA family toxin, producing the protein MKAKHRRTLELIFKRPVSGNVAWSDIEALFVSLGAEVSEREGSRIGVVLFGEIRVFHRPHPKPDTDKGAVASVRKWLEQNGVTP; encoded by the coding sequence ATGAAAGCCAAGCACCGCCGTACCCTCGAACTGATCTTCAAACGGCCTGTCTCTGGCAACGTCGCATGGAGCGACATTGAAGCCCTGTTCGTCTCGCTTGGCGCCGAGGTGTCGGAACGCGAAGGCTCGCGCATTGGCGTCGTACTGTTCGGGGAAATCAGGGTCTTTCACCGCCCTCACCCCAAACCGGATACGGACAAGGGTGCGGTGGCATCGGTACGGAAATGGCTGGAGCAGAACGGAGTTACGCCATGA
- a CDS encoding IS5 family transposase, translated as MVTWTGIARREYSRERLRYPSDMTDGEWTLIMPFVPPAKRGGRPRTTDMREVVNAMLYIASAGCAWRLLPKCFPPVSTIRRYFYAWRDAGVFEVMNTVLVMSLREIEGRDASPSAGVIDSQSVKTTESGGISGYDAGKKVKGRKRHIVTDTCGFLIFLLVHAADIQDRDGAVDVLAAIRRRFPWLRHIFADGGYAGDKLRSALASMGKWTLEIIRRSDTVKGFQILPRRWVVERTFAWLGRCRRLAKDWEQSIASSTAWTLIASIRMLTRRTARHCQG; from the coding sequence ATGGTGACATGGACTGGTATTGCCCGGCGCGAGTATAGCCGGGAAAGATTGCGATATCCATCGGACATGACGGACGGGGAGTGGACTTTGATCATGCCATTTGTGCCCCCGGCGAAACGGGGCGGTCGTCCGCGCACGACGGATATGCGCGAGGTGGTCAATGCGATGCTCTACATAGCCTCGGCCGGGTGTGCGTGGCGTCTGCTGCCGAAATGCTTTCCGCCGGTCTCGACCATCAGGCGCTATTTTTACGCCTGGCGTGATGCCGGAGTGTTCGAGGTCATGAATACGGTGCTGGTCATGAGCCTGCGCGAGATCGAGGGACGTGACGCCTCTCCGAGCGCGGGCGTGATTGACAGCCAGTCGGTGAAAACCACGGAAAGCGGCGGGATTTCGGGCTATGACGCGGGGAAGAAGGTCAAGGGCCGCAAGCGCCATATCGTGACGGATACCTGCGGCTTCCTGATCTTTCTCCTCGTTCATGCCGCTGATATCCAGGACCGTGATGGGGCCGTTGATGTTCTGGCAGCGATACGCAGGCGCTTTCCCTGGCTGCGCCACATCTTCGCTGATGGCGGCTATGCTGGCGACAAATTGCGATCCGCGCTCGCCTCCATGGGAAAATGGACCCTCGAAATCATCAGGCGGTCCGATACGGTGAAGGGTTTTCAGATCCTGCCGCGTCGCTGGGTGGTGGAACGGACATTCGCATGGCTGGGACGATGCAGGCGGCTCGCCAAAGATTGGGAACAATCCATTGCTTCCTCAACCGCATGGACATTGATCGCCTCAATCCGAATGCTCACACGACGGACAGCAAGGCATTGTCAGGGTTGA
- a CDS encoding HigA family addiction module antitoxin, with amino-acid sequence MALKMHASLAVNVGDWIRTELVEPHGLKIKDLAEHFGVSRQALSALLNGRAHLSADMAIRFEKAFGVKADTLMRMQVAWDMAQARTHEADLHVRPLVAA; translated from the coding sequence ATGGCACTTAAGATGCACGCGTCCCTCGCCGTAAACGTAGGCGACTGGATCAGGACCGAACTGGTTGAGCCCCATGGCCTGAAGATCAAGGATCTGGCCGAACACTTCGGGGTGTCCCGGCAGGCGCTGAGCGCCCTGCTGAATGGTCGCGCCCACCTGTCCGCCGATATGGCGATCCGGTTTGAAAAGGCGTTTGGCGTGAAGGCCGATACCCTGATGCGCATGCAGGTGGCATGGGACATGGCGCAGGCCCGCACGCATGAGGCCGACCTGCATGTGCGGCCCCTTGTCGCAGCATAG
- a CDS encoding Rha family transcriptional regulator, which translates to MSTLNISLSPTSIENAITMSSREIADLTGKRHDNVVRDIEKMLKDVEIDRLKFEGVYVDAKGEQRKCYNLPRDLTYNLILGYRADLRLKVVRRWMELEAQQAPALPKTYAEALLEAGRLAQERDKLAEEKKALEPKVAALDKLASLEGVHNLRSAAQQCGWPERKFINRLIELGWLYIHSVTGRKCAYADKIKAGLMESKNVEVKRSGYVEGVGQPMITQKGLAKIRTIIGDVPGDDTTLPAELARKATPRPFAHRSGATPT; encoded by the coding sequence ATGAGCACTCTTAACATATCTCTATCCCCCACTTCCATCGAAAACGCGATTACCATGTCGAGCCGGGAAATTGCAGACCTGACTGGAAAACGCCACGACAACGTGGTTCGTGACATCGAAAAAATGCTTAAAGACGTAGAAATCGACCGCCTCAAATTTGAGGGCGTTTATGTCGATGCGAAGGGAGAACAGCGCAAATGCTACAATCTCCCCCGCGACCTGACCTACAACCTCATCCTTGGCTACCGCGCCGATCTTCGCCTGAAGGTAGTCCGCCGCTGGATGGAACTTGAAGCCCAGCAGGCCCCGGCACTCCCCAAGACCTACGCCGAAGCCCTTCTCGAAGCCGGTCGCCTGGCGCAGGAGCGAGACAAGCTGGCCGAGGAAAAGAAGGCGCTGGAACCCAAGGTGGCAGCCCTCGACAAACTGGCATCCCTCGAAGGCGTCCATAACCTGCGTTCCGCGGCCCAGCAGTGCGGGTGGCCGGAGCGGAAGTTCATCAACCGGCTGATCGAACTCGGCTGGCTCTATATCCACAGCGTCACGGGCCGCAAGTGCGCCTATGCCGACAAGATCAAGGCGGGTCTGATGGAGTCCAAGAACGTCGAGGTCAAGCGGAGCGGGTATGTCGAAGGCGTGGGCCAGCCGATGATTACGCAGAAGGGGCTGGCGAAGATTAGGACGATCATCGGTGACGTGCCGGGCGATGACACCACGCTGCCCGCTGAGCTGGCCCGGAAGGCCACCCCGCGCCCTTTCGCGCATCGCTCCGGAGCAACACCAACGTGA
- a CDS encoding Arc family DNA-binding protein, translating to MTETASITFRMERTLLHYLRGRAAKNDRSINKEFLSIVRTLAETEKASDQPGSTSDASE from the coding sequence ATGACAGAAACAGCAAGCATAACATTTCGAATGGAGCGAACGCTTCTGCACTATCTACGGGGGCGGGCGGCGAAGAATGATCGGAGCATTAACAAGGAATTTTTGAGCATCGTCCGCACTCTTGCGGAAACAGAAAAGGCGTCGGATCAGCCTGGCAGCACATCCGACGCCTCTGAATGA
- a CDS encoding type II toxin-antitoxin system HicB family antitoxin produces MNNVMEIGGHRAVIQFDPEIGMFRGEFLGLNGGADFYADSVEGLRKEGETSLRVFLKMCEEKGIEPTKRYSGKFQVRLSPDVHARAAEIAAARGVSLNRLVQDALELVEQ; encoded by the coding sequence ATGAACAACGTTATGGAAATTGGCGGCCACCGGGCCGTCATCCAGTTTGATCCGGAAATCGGCATGTTCCGGGGCGAATTCCTTGGCCTGAATGGCGGGGCGGACTTCTATGCCGACAGCGTGGAGGGACTGCGCAAGGAAGGCGAGACCTCGCTCCGCGTGTTTCTGAAGATGTGCGAGGAAAAGGGAATCGAGCCCACAAAACGCTATTCCGGCAAGTTCCAGGTTCGCCTGTCACCGGATGTCCATGCCCGCGCTGCTGAAATCGCGGCCGCCCGTGGCGTGAGCCTGAACCGGCTTGTCCAGGATGCGCTGGAGCTGGTGGAGCAGTAA
- a CDS encoding IS5 family transposase → MVTWTGIARREYSREGLRYPSDMTDGEWTLIMPFVPPAKRGGRPRTTDMREVVNAMLYIASAGCAWRLLPKCFPPVSTVRRYFYAWRDAGVFEAMNTVLVMSLREIEGRDASPSAGVIDSQSVKTTESGGISGYDAGKKVKGRKRHIVTDTCGFLIFLLVHAADIQDRDGAVDVLAAIRRRFPWLRHIFADGGYAGDKLRNALAAMGKWTLEIIRRSDTTKGFQILPRRWVVERTFAWLGRCRRLAKDWEQSIASSTAWTLIASIRMLTRRTARHCQG, encoded by the coding sequence ATGGTGACATGGACTGGTATTGCCCGGCGCGAGTATAGCCGGGAAGGCTTGCGATATCCATCGGACATGACGGACGGGGAGTGGACTTTGATCATGCCATTTGTGCCCCCTGCGAAACGGGGCGGTCGTCCGCGCACGACGGATATGCGCGAGGTGGTCAACGCGATGCTCTACATAGCCTCGGCCGGGTGCGCGTGGCGTCTGCTGCCGAAATGCTTTCCGCCGGTCTCGACCGTCAGGCGCTATTTTTACGCCTGGCGTGATGCCGGAGTATTCGAGGCCATGAATACGGTGCTGGTCATGAGCCTGCGCGAGATCGAGGGGCGTGACGCCTCTCCGAGCGCAGGCGTGATTGACAGCCAGTCGGTGAAAACCACGGAAAGTGGCGGGATTTCAGGCTATGACGCGGGGAAAAAGGTCAAGGGCCGCAAGCGCCATATCGTGACGGATACCTGCGGCTTCCTGATCTTTCTCCTCGTTCATGCCGCCGACATCCAGGACCGTGATGGGGCCGTTGATGTCCTGGCAGCGATACGCAGGCGCTTTCCCTGGCTGCGCCACATCTTTGCTGATGGCGGTTATGCTGGCGACAAATTGCGAAACGCGCTCGCCGCCATGGGAAAATGGACCCTCGAAATCATCAGGCGGTCCGATACGACGAAGGGCTTTCAGATCCTGCCGCGTCGCTGGGTGGTGGAACGGACATTCGCATGGCTGGGACGGTGCAGGCGGCTCGCCAAAGATTGGGAACAATCCATTGCTTCCTCAACCGCATGGACATTGATCGCCTCGATCCGAATGCTCACACGACGGACAGCAAGGCATTGTCAGGGTTGA
- a CDS encoding ImmA/IrrE family metallo-endopeptidase, which translates to MTTGWYCSKTFGSGSDDQRRAEWEANWFAAAFLMPETAFRRAYHVSANQAKAIFKVSLPAIEARARSLKIRD; encoded by the coding sequence ATCACAACAGGCTGGTATTGTTCAAAAACTTTCGGATCGGGCTCTGATGACCAGCGGCGTGCAGAATGGGAAGCCAATTGGTTTGCCGCAGCTTTCCTTATGCCGGAAACCGCATTTCGTCGTGCTTATCACGTCTCTGCCAATCAGGCCAAGGCTATATTTAAAGTTAGTCTGCCAGCCATTGAAGCTCGTGCTCGGTCATTAAAAATAAGAGATTAA
- a CDS encoding IS5 family transposase gives MVTWTGIARREHSREGMRYPSDTTDEEWALIMPFIPPAKRGGRPRTTDMREVVNAMLYIASAGCAWRLLPKCFPPVSTVRRYFYAWRDAGLFEVMNTVLVMSLREIEGREASPSAGVIDSQSVKTTESGGLSGYDAGKKVKGRKRHIVTDTCGFLIFLLVHAADIQDRDGAVDVLAAIRRRFPWLRHIFADGGYAGNKLRSALASMGKWTVEIIRRSDTAKGFQILPRRWVVERTFAWLGRCRRLAKDWEKSIASSTAWTLIASIRMLTRRTARHCQA, from the coding sequence ATGGTGACATGGACTGGTATTGCCCGACGTGAACATAGCCGGGAAGGAATGCGATATCCATCGGATACGACGGACGAGGAGTGGGCTCTGATCATGCCATTTATACCCCCGGCGAAACGGGGTGGTCGCCCCCGCACGACGGATATGCGCGAGGTGGTCAACGCGATGCTCTACATAGCCTCGGCCGGGTGTGCGTGGCGTTTGCTGCCGAAATGCTTTCCGCCGGTCTCAACCGTCAGGCGCTATTTTTACGCCTGGCGTGATGCCGGATTGTTCGAAGTCATGAATACGGTCCTGGTCATGAGCCTGCGCGAGATTGAGGGGCGTGAAGCCTCTCCAAGCGCGGGCGTGATTGATAGCCAGTCGGTAAAAACCACGGAAAGCGGCGGGCTTTCGGGCTATGACGCGGGTAAGAAGGTCAAGGGCCGCAAGCGCCATATCGTGACGGACACCTGCGGCTTCCTGATCTTTCTCCTCGTTCATGCCGCCGACATCCAGGACCGTGATGGGGCGGTTGATGTTCTGGCGGCAATACGCAGGCGCTTTCCCTGGCTGCGCCACATCTTTGCTGATGGCGGCTATGCTGGCAACAAATTGCGATCCGCGCTCGCCTCCATGGGAAAATGGACGGTCGAAATCATCAGGCGGTCCGATACGGCGAAGGGCTTTCAGATCCTGCCGCGCCGCTGGGTGGTTGAACGGACATTCGCCTGGCTGGGACGGTGCAGGCGGCTCGCCAAAGATTGGGAAAAGTCCATTGCTTCCTCAACCGCATGGACATTGATCGCCTCGATCCGCATGCTCACACGACGGACAGCAAGGCATTGTCAAGCTTGA
- a CDS encoding lytic transglycosylase domain-containing protein — translation MLDHRAGLVAIAVLGLVLTACTAAPTATIRGPTVAGQPRIYTAPGTPDDPWGPYIQEAATRFAVPSPWIRAVMQQESGGRQYLDGQLTTSDAGAMGLMQLMPETYADMQAQYALGSDGYEPHDNIMAGTAYIRQMYDRFGSPDFLAAYNAGPDRVQAWRLNGEPLPAETIAYVAAITPGLGADQPTGHAGQPSMGAMMLARTDATEGNTAYVPPAVPTPLSRTADGCLRDADAAYDPGAPCLMDRDTPHDGAGDGMPQTASAGTGPGTARDAVLPDGAVPATVADMAPSPAVVQAVRYTVPDAGSWALQVGAFSTNAEARHALDTTRALLGVAQQPLAAVVMPVATGTGVLYRARLLGLGAATASQACQTLHAHAMACLAVPAHT, via the coding sequence ATGCTAGATCACAGGGCGGGACTAGTGGCCATAGCGGTGCTGGGGCTCGTTCTTACCGCCTGTACGGCTGCACCCACGGCCACCATCCGCGGCCCGACAGTGGCGGGACAGCCACGCATCTACACGGCGCCCGGCACGCCGGATGACCCCTGGGGGCCTTACATACAGGAAGCCGCCACCCGCTTTGCGGTTCCGTCTCCGTGGATCCGTGCGGTCATGCAGCAGGAATCAGGTGGCAGGCAGTATCTGGATGGGCAACTGACAACATCGGACGCCGGTGCAATGGGGCTTATGCAACTGATGCCCGAAACCTATGCCGACATGCAGGCGCAGTACGCGCTGGGAAGCGATGGTTACGAACCGCATGACAATATCATGGCCGGCACCGCCTATATCCGCCAGATGTATGACCGTTTCGGCTCACCGGATTTTCTGGCCGCCTATAATGCCGGCCCCGACCGGGTCCAGGCATGGCGCCTGAACGGTGAACCGCTCCCCGCCGAGACCATCGCATATGTCGCGGCCATTACCCCCGGCCTGGGCGCCGACCAGCCCACAGGGCATGCAGGCCAACCGTCCATGGGGGCCATGATGCTGGCCCGGACGGATGCGACGGAGGGGAATACCGCCTATGTGCCGCCTGCCGTCCCCACGCCCCTGTCCCGTACGGCGGACGGGTGCCTGCGCGATGCCGATGCCGCCTATGATCCGGGTGCACCATGCCTGATGGACCGGGATACGCCCCATGACGGCGCGGGAGACGGTATGCCGCAAACCGCATCCGCAGGCACCGGACCGGGCACGGCACGTGATGCCGTGCTGCCCGACGGGGCCGTGCCTGCCACGGTTGCGGATATGGCGCCCTCCCCTGCCGTTGTCCAGGCCGTGCGGTACACCGTTCCCGATGCCGGGAGCTGGGCATTACAGGTTGGCGCGTTTTCCACCAATGCCGAAGCCCGGCACGCACTGGATACGACACGCGCGCTGCTTGGCGTTGCGCAACAGCCGCTGGCGGCGGTGGTCATGCCGGTTGCAACCGGAACGGGGGTCCTTTACCGCGCGCGCCTGCTCGGCCTTGGCGCGGCTACCGCGTCACAAGCGTGCCAGACCCTGCATGCCCATGCCATGGCCTGCCTTGCCGTACCCGCCCATACCTGA
- a CDS encoding cell wall hydrolase, giving the protein MMDATAIDAAAHTAWGEARGEGQCGMQAVLNVIGNRAAHPGWWGTDITSVCLAPWQFSCWNAGDPNAAKLASLNPSDPQYRLAHELALQLVARTLVDLTDGADSYYRHGSPAPMWALPRFFIKTIGHHDFYRIGLHGDGA; this is encoded by the coding sequence ATGATGGACGCCACCGCCATAGATGCCGCCGCCCACACCGCATGGGGCGAGGCGAGGGGGGAGGGCCAGTGCGGCATGCAGGCGGTCCTCAATGTAATCGGCAACCGCGCGGCACACCCCGGCTGGTGGGGGACGGATATTACATCCGTCTGCCTGGCACCCTGGCAGTTCTCTTGCTGGAACGCGGGCGACCCTAACGCCGCCAAGCTGGCCAGCCTGAACCCGTCTGACCCGCAATACCGGCTGGCGCACGAACTGGCTCTGCAACTGGTCGCCCGCACGCTGGTGGACCTGACGGACGGGGCCGACAGCTATTACCGACACGGCAGCCCGGCCCCGATGTGGGCACTGCCCCGGTTTTTTATCAAGACAATCGGCCATCATGACTTCTACCGGATCGGCCTGCATGGAGATGGCGCATGA
- a CDS encoding Arc family DNA-binding protein, producing the protein MTDERRVPITLRMPRELLDRLKAAADARSHSMNAEIIQRLEQSLPINGPLSEISPDKLSQDESSLIELWRKMDSPHREAVLHVVIGLTRVSILKEKGILKE; encoded by the coding sequence ATGACTGATGAGCGCCGCGTGCCCATAACCCTGCGTATGCCGAGGGAACTTTTGGACCGTTTAAAAGCGGCTGCCGACGCGCGCTCGCATTCCATGAACGCAGAGATCATACAACGCCTTGAACAATCCCTGCCCATCAATGGACCACTATCAGAAATCAGTCCGGATAAATTAAGCCAAGACGAATCTTCATTGATCGAACTTTGGCGAAAAATGGATAGCCCCCACCGCGAGGCAGTTCTGCATGTAGTTATTGGATTAACTAGAGTAAGTATTCTGAAAGAAAAGGGAATACTGAAAGAATAA
- a CDS encoding MICOS complex subunit MIC60 — MTDPRYATVEEVAVVRERVARVEGVQDNLRDDMKHQNALLMQAVNDNAAETRREMNDRFSALQEKQDNRDNDLSSRLGRIEEREAARDKRMMFWAVLITGLLGWGQIGDAAWRGVCHVWHGVFG; from the coding sequence ATGACCGATCCCCGATATGCCACGGTCGAGGAAGTCGCCGTGGTGCGTGAGCGCGTGGCCCGGGTCGAAGGTGTGCAGGACAACCTGCGCGACGATATGAAGCACCAGAACGCGCTTCTGATGCAGGCGGTCAACGACAATGCTGCCGAAACCCGCCGCGAAATGAACGATCGTTTCAGCGCCCTGCAGGAAAAGCAGGACAATCGAGACAACGATCTGTCATCGCGCCTTGGCCGGATCGAGGAACGGGAAGCGGCCCGTGACAAGCGGATGATGTTCTGGGCCGTCCTGATTACCGGCCTGCTGGGCTGGGGGCAGATAGGTGATGCCGCGTGGCGGGGTGTCTGCCACGTCTGGCATGGGGTGTTTGGCTGA